The nucleotide window GCTGCGGTCAGACTCCGGATTTGAACGGTCTGAGCGTAGACTTCCTCTTTCCCGATCTGAGCCACGACTCCCCAATCCAACTGTGCGAGCGTCCTTAACACCCCGATCACCGGTTTCCCCTGCCCATCAGGGTACTCGAGCAACGCCGAATCCGTTTCAGGCCGGCGGGCGGTGTCGAAGAGTCGGCTGAGGTGTTTGAGGGTAATGCCTTCCGACGAGGTACGGTTCGACTTCGCGATCACAGCCCCGTCGGGTGCGATCAGGTAGGACGCGCCGGTGGCAGCGAGTGTGGACCGGTCGAGGATCTTCTCCACCGTGTGAAAGTTGAGTTTGACGGCCAGGAGGCCCAAGAACCGGCCGTCCTGGGCCCTGATCGGCACCGCGATCAGCATCACCATCTTGCGAAGGGTCGGATCCTGGTAGGCCTGACCCATGATCGGCGTATCGGCTTTGGCGCGCGTCTGCCAGTCGGGCGGAAAGCTCAGGGCGCTGACCTGGCTGGCGCTGGTGGCGATCGTCTGGGTCTTGGTGTTGACCACCACCAACTCTTCGTAATCGCCGAACTTGCTGCGCACCGACTTAAGGTAGTCGTTGAGACGGTGGAGGGCAAGCGTTTTGACGCCCGGAGGAGGCCCCGCACGCGGTAATCGTGTCCAGATTCTCCGAGACTTCATAGGAGCTGGAAAAGACCCGGACTTCGTACAAACGCTCCTTGAGCCATAGATCGAGTTCTCGGACGTTCTGTCCGGTGATGTCCCTCAGTTGATCGGCCACCTTGTCCGTGAGAAACCGATTCGCGTACACGTAGAAGAGCCACCCGATCGTCACCGACGGGATCAAGGTGGCCAGGAGGGAGAAGACCAGGATCTTTCGCCTGACGCTGTCGAGGCGAACGCGATGAAGAGCTTTGGCCAGAATGTGTTCCCAGGAAAGCACGTAGTCCCCGCTGATTTCGGACGGCGCCTGCAATCGGAGCGACCAGGCCTAGTGTAGTGCCCGACAAGGCGGTGTCAACCGGCCCGGTGCTCCGTCCCGCAGCGCCGAGCGCGGGGGCGTCGCGTAACAAAATCCCTGGCCGAATTTCTCGCGGGTGCTATCATAACGCCTGGAGTTTCGAGACATGGTCAACGGATCGCACAACGGTCGCGACACGCGCTGGGGAGAGCGCGTCACGGTACGCACCCCGGTGACAATTCGGTGGGAGGATCGCGATCGGTCCGGGGTGATCCATCATCTGAGCGTCTCGGGGTGTTTTATCGAAACCGCGTTCCCCTATCCCTCCGGGACCACGCTCCGACTGTCCTTCGTGCTCGAGCCCGACGTCTCCAGGATCGAAGTCGACGCCAGGGTGGTGATGCGAAATCTCGGCGGGATCGGCCTTCGGTTCTTGTTCCAGGAAGAAGACACGCCGCTACGACTCAAGCGCTGGGTCGACGCCCACATCCCGTACCGCGGCGTCCTCCGCTGATCCGCACCACCCCTTGACACGGGAAGGCGTCGTCCGTACGCTCGTCCCGTCGTGTTGACCGCATCGACCATGCTGGCCCTCGGAACCGCGGCTCCCGACTTTCGCCTCCGCGACACGACCGGGCGGGTGGTCAATCGGGACGACTTCAAGCACGCCCCGGCCCTACTGGTCGCGTTCATCTGCAACCACTGCCCGTACGTGAAACATATCCGAAGCGGGTGGGCGGCGTTTGCGCGGGAGTATCAGAGCAAAGGGCTCGCCATCGTGGGCATCAACAGCAACGACGCGGCCGAGTACCCTGAGGACGGTCCGAAGAAAATGATCGACGAGGTGACGGCCGCCGGCTACGTCTTCCCGTACCTCTATGACGAAACGCAGGCCGTCGCGCAGGCGTACCACGCGGCCTGCACGCCGGATTTTTTCCTGTTCGATTCAGGCCGGCGGTTGGTGTACCGCGGCCAGTTCGACGACAGCCGACCCGGCAACAACGTGCCGGTCACGGGCAAAGATCTGCGCGACGCCTGCGACGCCGCGCTCGCCGGCCAACCCGTTCCCGCCACGCAGAAACCCAGCATCGGTTGCAATATCAAGTGGAAGCGGGGTAACGAACCCGCATACCTTCGGTAAGCCTGTTCAGGAGGGGCCATCTGCGGCGTTGCCGCTGCGCTTCCGGTGCTCACGTACGCACACAGTACGCTCCGCTCCGGTTCTCGCGGCGCCTTGCATCTGGCCCCTCCTGAACAGGCTTAGGGGGTAAGTCCTCAGCAACCTGGTTCGCGTTTTTAGGGAACGTCTACGTGGGGCAGATAATTTTG belongs to Nitrospirota bacterium and includes:
- a CDS encoding PilZ domain-containing protein: MVNGSHNGRDTRWGERVTVRTPVTIRWEDRDRSGVIHHLSVSGCFIETAFPYPSGTTLRLSFVLEPDVSRIEVDARVVMRNLGGIGLRFLFQEEDTPLRLKRWVDAHIPYRGVLR
- a CDS encoding thioredoxin family protein, which encodes MLALGTAAPDFRLRDTTGRVVNRDDFKHAPALLVAFICNHCPYVKHIRSGWAAFAREYQSKGLAIVGINSNDAAEYPEDGPKKMIDEVTAAGYVFPYLYDETQAVAQAYHAACTPDFFLFDSGRRLVYRGQFDDSRPGNNVPVTGKDLRDACDAALAGQPVPATQKPSIGCNIKWKRGNEPAYLR